Proteins from a genomic interval of Streptomyces fodineus:
- a CDS encoding helix-turn-helix domain-containing protein, with product MRDQGLDAALTGATTRGDVATSYPNARTDAIAGDDYSSRLSSDAAPTPSGTDCITLSATGSTPTPTSRTRVCSLCRCRLSRYNREDVCSGCARSWTVVPPPRPFVPPQVWARQDVRDALLDKDFGLLCQLVREYGHLRQEDIALLTGLSQAFLSMLEAGQRRLTNIDRIIVLLDGLNAPLDITGPMLRPG from the coding sequence ATGCGCGATCAGGGATTGGACGCGGCGCTCACCGGCGCAACGACTCGGGGCGACGTAGCCACGAGTTACCCGAACGCACGGACGGATGCGATAGCTGGCGACGACTACTCATCTCGACTCTCGTCTGATGCCGCCCCAACACCGTCGGGCACGGACTGCATCACCCTTAGCGCCACAGGAAGCACCCCCACGCCAACCAGCCGCACCCGGGTCTGCAGCCTCTGCCGATGCCGCCTGAGTAGGTACAACAGGGAAGACGTCTGTTCCGGCTGCGCTCGCAGCTGGACAGTCGTACCTCCTCCGCGCCCCTTCGTTCCACCCCAAGTATGGGCTCGCCAGGACGTCAGAGATGCCCTGTTAGACAAGGACTTCGGCCTCCTGTGCCAACTCGTGCGAGAGTACGGCCACCTTCGTCAGGAGGACATCGCCCTCCTCACAGGCCTGAGTCAGGCCTTTTTATCGATGCTGGAAGCTGGGCAACGGCGTCTCACCAACATCGACCGGATCATCGTGCTCCTGGACGGCTTAAACGCACCCCTCGACATCACAGGGCCGATGCTCCGCCCCGGGTGA